In Actinomyces radicidentis, one genomic interval encodes:
- a CDS encoding HAD hydrolase-like protein: MTSSVHRPTSGSAGPFDAVLVDLDGTITDSAPAILSSFEAALTELGIPYGSRDELMRLVGPPLSEGFRLFAGLTGEANANAVAVYRRHYRELMLGSPVYDGVPTILRSLHAQGVPIGLATSKRESMAVQILEHAGLLPLFTVTAGADDADQHGAKADVIRTALERLRAAGAPTGRVVHVGDRAHDVDGAHEAGVECVAALWGYGDEAELAGAEHLAHDASELASLLGGETE; the protein is encoded by the coding sequence ATGACTTCGTCGGTCCACCGACCCACCTCCGGCAGCGCCGGTCCCTTCGACGCGGTGCTCGTCGACCTCGACGGGACGATCACGGACTCGGCGCCCGCCATCCTGTCCTCCTTCGAGGCGGCCCTCACCGAGCTCGGCATCCCCTACGGCTCGCGCGACGAGCTCATGCGTCTCGTCGGTCCACCGCTGTCCGAGGGCTTCCGGCTCTTCGCGGGCCTGACCGGTGAGGCCAACGCGAACGCCGTCGCCGTCTACCGGCGCCACTACCGCGAGCTCATGCTCGGCTCCCCCGTCTACGACGGCGTCCCCACGATCCTGCGCTCCCTCCACGCCCAGGGCGTCCCGATCGGCCTGGCCACCTCCAAGCGCGAGTCGATGGCCGTGCAGATCCTCGAGCACGCGGGCCTCCTGCCCCTCTTCACCGTCACCGCGGGCGCCGACGACGCAGACCAGCACGGCGCCAAGGCGGACGTGATCCGCACCGCGCTCGAGCGTCTCCGCGCCGCCGGGGCCCCCACGGGCCGCGTCGTCCACGTCGGGGACCGCGCCCACGACGTCGACGGCGCCCACGAGGCCGGGGTCGAGTGCGTCGCGGCCCTGTGGGGCTACGGGGACGAGGCCGAGCTCGCCGGCGCCGAGCACCTCGCCCACGACGCCTCCGAGCTGGCGTCCCTCCTCGGGGGTGAGACCGAGTGA
- the dnaE gene encoding DNA polymerase III subunit alpha, producing MFEEVSLSSGRAGGVGRPAHRYAELHAHSAYSFLDGANEPEDLAAAAAELGLEALALTDHDGLPGIVKHAEAGRAHGVPTVHGAELTLADGSHLPVLARSPLGYRRLSAAISHHNLDAGRRTDPAHRLPELAAALRPPGEPDAAPACLVLTGTANGPLRRALGDPHRPDTWDLPAASRVLGEMKDLLVTASSPTLAVEIALDGGPADAALTQALTSLAHEHRLPLLATGAVRCARPGDSRLADVLTATRLVTDLDGARGHLPAVGRWLRGAEDMARLHRRAPWAVSAAAEVAADLAFDLSLVVPDLPAPDVPEGHTPASWLRELTRRGALERYGTPEQDPESWEVLTHELDVIEALDFPGYFLIVRSIVDFCESAGILCQGRGSAANSAVCYALGITAVDAVRHKMLFERFLSPGRSGYPDIDLDIEACRREEVIQDVYARYGRDYAAQVANVISYRPRSAVRDAARALGHPVGLQDRWASGIDHGWSRGRKRGTPGKWADEPTPPEHAVDEQDAAPAGPVPGAAGPGTGAAGERPGAGSPTSAGEPGAAPDASPADPDAIPRQVLEVADRLLLLPRHLGIHSGGMVLCAQPVTEVCPVRWAAMEGRTVLQWDKDDCAAAGLVKFDLLGLGMLTALRLAFTTLAERGETVPDLEVGRLPDGTRVPGDDALLRPAQVGRPWGLHTLPEDDPAVYRLLTAADTVGVFQVESRAQMATLPRLRPEVFYDIVVEVALIRPGPIQGDAVNPYIRRRLGREEVTYLHDSLRPALEKTLGVPLFQEQLMQIAIDAAGFSPAEADALRQAMGSKRSVERMEALHARLVEGMTGRGIDAPTAEAVFDKLRAFADFGFPESHAFSFAYLVYASAWLKARKPEDFYAGVLAAQPMGFWSPQTLVADARRHGVRVLSADVNASREEATVERRPAGSPGPAGEASDAPASGDGCSEDPAWAPLSPAPDALTGLDVHPDLAVRLGLARVKGLGDEVAERIVAERDAHGPYADVADLARRVRLSRARLETLAACGALASLGVERREALWAAGVLAGEYGQRHLLTGPSSQREGRAQHSVRTSRRRRGSARPVLTAPSGGRGPGTGSGAAPLQGSHPNDPARAALSAESTEPVQAAQPAEPVQAWYQPPLPGTAVGAHAPALREMTAHERQVADLRLTGVSAESYPTVFLREGLTDSGVIPVSEVARREDGQRVRVAGVVTHRQRPHTAAGTVFLNIEDETGLLNVVCSAGMWKRYRNVGRRAPAVIVRGTVEGGDGVTALLAEHLEVLPGVVSAGSRDWA from the coding sequence GTGTTCGAAGAAGTGTCGCTGAGCAGCGGGAGGGCGGGCGGAGTCGGCCGTCCCGCGCACCGCTACGCGGAGCTCCACGCCCACTCCGCCTACTCCTTCCTCGACGGCGCCAACGAGCCCGAGGACCTCGCCGCCGCCGCGGCCGAGCTCGGCCTCGAGGCCCTCGCCCTCACCGACCACGACGGCCTGCCCGGCATCGTCAAGCACGCCGAGGCCGGCCGCGCCCACGGCGTCCCCACCGTCCACGGCGCCGAGCTCACCCTGGCAGACGGCTCCCACCTGCCCGTCCTCGCCCGCAGCCCGCTCGGCTACCGGCGCCTGTCCGCCGCGATCTCGCACCACAACCTCGACGCCGGGCGCCGCACCGACCCCGCCCACCGACTCCCCGAACTCGCCGCGGCCCTGCGCCCGCCGGGGGAGCCCGACGCCGCACCCGCCTGCCTCGTCCTCACCGGCACCGCCAACGGCCCCCTGCGCCGCGCCCTGGGGGACCCCCACCGCCCCGACACCTGGGACCTGCCCGCCGCCTCACGGGTCCTGGGGGAGATGAAGGACCTCCTCGTCACCGCCTCCAGCCCCACCCTCGCCGTCGAGATCGCCCTCGACGGCGGACCCGCCGACGCCGCCCTCACGCAGGCCCTGACCTCCCTCGCCCACGAGCACCGCCTCCCGCTGCTCGCCACCGGCGCCGTGCGCTGCGCCCGCCCCGGCGACTCCCGCCTGGCCGACGTCCTCACCGCCACCCGCCTCGTCACCGACCTCGACGGCGCCCGCGGCCACCTGCCCGCCGTCGGCCGCTGGCTGCGCGGCGCGGAGGACATGGCCCGCCTGCACCGCCGCGCCCCATGGGCCGTCAGCGCCGCCGCGGAGGTCGCGGCCGACCTCGCCTTCGACCTCTCCCTCGTCGTCCCGGACCTGCCGGCCCCCGACGTCCCCGAGGGGCACACGCCCGCCTCCTGGCTGCGCGAGCTCACCCGCCGCGGCGCCCTGGAGCGCTACGGCACCCCCGAGCAGGACCCGGAGTCGTGGGAGGTCCTCACCCACGAGCTCGACGTCATCGAGGCCCTCGACTTCCCCGGCTACTTCCTCATCGTGCGCTCCATCGTCGACTTCTGCGAGAGCGCCGGGATCCTGTGCCAGGGCCGTGGCTCCGCCGCCAACTCCGCGGTCTGCTACGCCCTCGGCATCACCGCCGTGGACGCCGTGCGCCACAAGATGCTCTTCGAGCGCTTCCTGTCCCCGGGCCGCTCCGGCTACCCGGACATCGACCTCGACATCGAGGCCTGCCGCCGCGAGGAGGTCATCCAGGACGTCTACGCCCGCTACGGACGCGACTACGCCGCTCAGGTCGCCAACGTCATCTCCTACCGGCCCCGCTCCGCCGTGCGCGACGCCGCGCGCGCCCTCGGCCACCCCGTCGGCCTCCAGGACCGCTGGGCCTCCGGCATCGATCACGGCTGGTCCCGCGGGCGCAAGCGTGGCACGCCCGGCAAGTGGGCCGACGAGCCCACCCCGCCCGAGCACGCCGTGGACGAGCAGGACGCCGCACCGGCCGGGCCGGTGCCCGGTGCCGCGGGACCGGGAACCGGAGCCGCCGGTGAGCGCCCCGGAGCCGGGTCCCCGACGAGCGCGGGGGAGCCGGGCGCTGCGCCGGACGCCTCGCCCGCCGACCCCGACGCGATCCCGCGGCAGGTCCTCGAGGTTGCCGACCGGCTCCTCCTGCTGCCCCGCCACCTCGGCATCCACTCCGGCGGCATGGTCCTGTGCGCGCAGCCCGTCACCGAGGTCTGCCCCGTGCGCTGGGCCGCCATGGAGGGGCGCACCGTCCTGCAGTGGGACAAGGACGACTGCGCCGCCGCCGGCCTGGTCAAGTTCGACCTCCTGGGGCTCGGCATGCTCACCGCCCTGCGCCTGGCCTTCACCACCCTCGCCGAGCGCGGGGAGACCGTCCCGGACCTCGAGGTCGGGCGACTGCCGGACGGCACCCGCGTCCCGGGCGACGACGCGCTCCTGCGCCCCGCCCAGGTCGGCCGCCCCTGGGGTCTGCACACGCTCCCCGAGGACGACCCGGCCGTCTACCGGCTCCTCACGGCCGCGGACACGGTCGGCGTCTTCCAGGTCGAGTCCCGCGCCCAGATGGCGACCCTGCCGCGCCTGCGCCCCGAGGTCTTCTACGACATCGTCGTCGAGGTGGCCCTCATCCGCCCCGGCCCCATCCAGGGCGACGCCGTCAACCCCTACATCCGGCGCCGCCTCGGCAGGGAGGAGGTCACCTACCTGCACGACTCCTTGCGACCCGCCCTGGAGAAGACCCTCGGCGTCCCGCTCTTCCAGGAGCAGCTCATGCAGATCGCCATCGACGCCGCCGGCTTCAGTCCCGCTGAGGCCGACGCGCTGCGTCAGGCCATGGGCTCCAAGCGCTCGGTGGAGCGCATGGAGGCCCTCCACGCCCGCCTCGTCGAGGGCATGACGGGGCGCGGCATCGACGCGCCCACCGCGGAGGCCGTCTTCGACAAGCTGCGCGCCTTCGCCGACTTCGGGTTCCCGGAGTCCCACGCCTTCTCCTTCGCCTACCTCGTCTACGCCTCCGCCTGGCTCAAGGCCCGCAAGCCGGAGGACTTCTACGCCGGCGTCCTCGCCGCCCAGCCCATGGGCTTCTGGTCCCCGCAGACGCTCGTCGCCGACGCCCGCCGCCACGGGGTGCGCGTCCTGTCTGCAGACGTCAACGCCTCCCGGGAGGAGGCGACCGTCGAGCGCCGTCCCGCGGGGAGCCCGGGCCCGGCCGGTGAGGCCTCCGACGCCCCGGCATCCGGCGACGGATGCTCGGAGGACCCCGCCTGGGCGCCGCTGAGCCCCGCGCCGGACGCCCTCACCGGCCTCGACGTCCACCCCGACCTCGCGGTCCGCCTCGGCCTGGCCCGCGTCAAGGGCCTCGGCGACGAGGTCGCCGAGAGGATCGTCGCCGAACGGGACGCCCACGGGCCCTACGCGGACGTCGCCGACCTCGCCCGCCGCGTTCGCCTCTCGCGCGCCCGCCTCGAGACCCTCGCCGCCTGCGGGGCCCTGGCCTCGCTCGGCGTCGAGCGACGCGAGGCCCTGTGGGCCGCCGGCGTCCTCGCAGGGGAGTACGGGCAGCGTCACCTCCTGACCGGACCGTCATCGCAGAGGGAGGGCCGTGCGCAGCACTCCGTGCGCACGAGTCGACGCAGACGGGGGAGCGCCCGTCCGGTCCTCACCGCTCCGAGCGGAGGGCGCGGTCCGGGCACGGGCTCCGGCGCGGCGCCCCTCCAGGGCTCCCACCCCAACGACCCCGCCCGGGCCGCCCTCTCCGCAGAGTCCACCGAACCCGTCCAGGCTGCTCAGCCCGCCGAACCCGTCCAGGCCTGGTACCAGCCGCCCCTGCCAGGCACCGCCGTCGGCGCCCACGCCCCGGCTCTGCGGGAGATGACCGCCCACGAGCGCCAGGTCGCCGACCTGCGCCTCACCGGAGTCTCCGCCGAGTCCTACCCGACCGTCTTCCTGCGCGAGGGCCTCACGGACTCCGGCGTCATCCCGGTCAGCGAGGTCGCCCGCCGCGAGGACGGGCAGCGGGTCCGCGTCGCCGGAGTCGTCACCCACCGGCAGCGCCCCCACACGGCCGCCGGCACCGTCTTCCTCAACATCGAGGACGAGACCGGCCTGCTCAACGTCGTCTGCTCGGCCGGCATGTGGAAGCGTTACCGCAATGTCGGGCGCCGTGCGCCCGCCGTCATCGTGCGCGGCACCGTCGAGGGCGGCGACGGCGTCACCGCCCTCCTCGCCGAGCACCTCGAGGTCCTCCCGGGCGTCGTCTCCGCCGGAAGCCGCGACTGGGCGTGA
- a CDS encoding AI-2E family transporter → MSPGPRDGHGAAHAPAASAGGAASPAREESHRAAGALGGGARLIGRLRSALSTQIERADERREAERVSTLRYDDAGPAPAPVAAPPQETSTRVTAPEGITVRDAALQSLPRWLVRGGLGAWLLLGIIVVVALVFLATAKVVPVFIGVFLALVVTAILHPMVELLARVMPRYPATFIGLLMALAVVAGLITYVVTSVANQWSTLALQFSDGINTILDFIEHGPLPVHLSQQELVAQVQKAVEEAQTYVQTNAPSLASEVLANAGTVADVFVVLALALFTTIFFLASGGRMWRWFLNELPATMRERVHRAAGAGWYTFAGYARGTVILAGTDAVMAGIFLQIVGVPLAAPLAVLVFIGAFIPIIGAPTAMIVAMIVALAAKGFVAMVVVGLGVAGIGQIEGHILQPLIMGRQVSLHPVVVIIAVAVGTFSMGLLGAVIAVPLVSVAWSVYSELHVKDAPVVGELPAYNADRNA, encoded by the coding sequence CTGTCCCCCGGGCCCCGCGACGGGCACGGCGCCGCGCACGCCCCGGCGGCGTCGGCGGGCGGCGCCGCCTCCCCCGCGCGCGAGGAGTCCCACCGGGCCGCGGGCGCTCTCGGCGGCGGCGCGCGGCTCATCGGGCGCCTGCGCAGCGCGCTCAGCACGCAGATCGAGCGGGCCGACGAGCGCCGGGAGGCGGAGCGTGTCTCGACGCTGCGCTACGACGATGCCGGGCCCGCGCCGGCCCCGGTGGCGGCGCCGCCGCAGGAGACGTCGACGCGCGTGACCGCCCCCGAGGGCATCACGGTGCGGGACGCGGCCCTGCAGTCCCTGCCGCGGTGGCTCGTGCGCGGGGGCCTGGGGGCGTGGCTGCTGCTCGGCATCATCGTCGTGGTGGCACTGGTCTTCCTGGCCACCGCGAAGGTCGTCCCCGTCTTCATCGGCGTCTTCCTGGCGCTCGTCGTCACCGCGATCCTCCACCCGATGGTCGAGCTCCTCGCCCGCGTCATGCCGCGGTACCCGGCGACCTTCATCGGGCTGCTCATGGCTCTGGCGGTCGTCGCCGGCCTCATCACCTACGTCGTCACCTCGGTGGCGAACCAGTGGAGCACGCTCGCGCTGCAGTTCTCCGACGGCATCAACACGATCCTCGACTTCATCGAGCACGGCCCGCTGCCGGTCCACCTGAGCCAGCAGGAGCTGGTGGCTCAGGTGCAGAAGGCGGTCGAGGAGGCGCAGACCTACGTGCAGACCAACGCGCCCTCGCTGGCGAGCGAGGTGCTCGCCAACGCGGGCACGGTCGCGGACGTCTTCGTGGTCCTGGCGCTGGCGCTGTTCACGACGATCTTCTTCCTCGCCTCGGGCGGACGGATGTGGCGCTGGTTCCTCAACGAGCTGCCGGCGACGATGCGCGAGCGCGTCCACCGCGCCGCCGGCGCCGGCTGGTACACCTTCGCCGGCTACGCGCGCGGCACGGTCATCCTGGCCGGGACCGACGCGGTCATGGCGGGGATCTTCCTGCAGATCGTGGGGGTGCCGCTCGCCGCGCCGCTGGCGGTGCTCGTCTTCATCGGCGCCTTCATCCCGATCATCGGGGCGCCCACAGCGATGATCGTCGCGATGATCGTGGCGCTCGCCGCCAAGGGCTTCGTCGCGATGGTGGTCGTGGGGCTGGGAGTGGCGGGCATCGGCCAGATCGAGGGGCACATCCTCCAGCCGCTCATCATGGGCCGTCAGGTCTCGCTGCACCCGGTGGTCGTCATCATCGCGGTGGCGGTGGGCACCTTCTCCATGGGGCTGCTGGGCGCGGTGATCGCGGTGCCGCTCGTCAGCGTCGCATGGTCGGTGTACTCCGAGCTGCACGTCAAGGACGCCCCGGTGGTGGGCGAGCTCCCTGCCTACAACGCGGACCGCAACGCCTGA